The genomic segment ATTATTAACGAATCTTTTGAGAATGTGAAGGGAACGCATGAACCAAACGGGAGTTATTTTGATCTCGATGAAATATTCTATACGATTAATAATAATTTTTTTGCTAATGAAATAACTAAACCTGCTTTAAGATGGTCCAAAAGAAGGGCTTATAGAATTTTCGGAAGATATGACCGTTCTAAAAACGAGATTGTAGTTTCAAGGCTTTTGGATGAGAAAAAAACTCCAAAGTATGTAGTTGAATACATAATGTACCACGAAATGTTGCATATTAAATTTGGATTCACTTATAAGAGGGGTAGGAGAAAAATACATACGGGGCCATTTAAAAAAGAAGAAGAGAAATTTCCTTTTTATAAGGAATCAATTAATTATCTGAAAAAAGCGTCTGGAAGAGAACGTAAATTTCTTTTTTAGAAAGTCTTTTAAGTAGATTTCTTGCCTAAATAACATGTTTGGGGGTCTCTGATGAGAATTGTAATGAAATATGGTGGGACATCTGTCGGCAATGCTGAAAGATTCCTTAACACTGCAAAAATAGCTATAGATACATACAATAAAGAAAATGAAGTTGTAGTTGTCGTATCTGCAATGTCCGGAGTTACAGACATGCTTCTAGGGGCTGCTGACAAATCTCTTAAGGGAGAAGACATAGCCCCCATTCTTAATGAACTCAGATCTAAGCATTTTGATGCTTGTAAAAATATAAAAAATGAAGAATTAGTAAAAATAACTAAAGAAGGAATTGATACTCTTTTAATTGATCTTGAAAAAAGTTTAATAGGAGTACATTACTTAGGTGAACTTTCTTTACGTTCAAAGGATAGAATAGTTTCTTTTGGAGAAAGACTTTCAAGTTTGATATTATCTAAAACAATAGAGGCACATGGTGTACTATCTGAAAAAGTAGATGCTTTTTCTTTAATTGTCACCGACAACAACTTCGGAGAGGCAACAGTTTTCTTTAATGATAGTTATAAAAAAACATCCGATAATTTGATGCCATTAATAAAAAGGGGTATGATTCCAGTAGTTACTGGATTTATAGCCAAAAGTAAAGAGGGGGATATCACTACACTTGGTAGGGGAGGATCTGATTACACAGCTTCAATAATTGGCGCAGGGGTCAGCGCAGATGAAATATGGATAATGACTGATGTGGATGGAATAATGACTACAAATCCAAAAATATGTGGTAATGCCTATACCATCCCGGAGCTGTCCTATCTTGAAGCAATGGAGCTGGCATATTTTGGTGCCAAAGTTCTTCATCCAAGAACAATCGAACCTGCAATTTCTAAAAATATTCCTGTCAGGGTAAAAAATAGCATGTCAGACTCTCCAGGTACTCTAATCCTAAAGGATACAAAAGCAAATCACAAAGCTGTAAAGGCCATAAGCATAATTGAAAATGCTGCAATTGTTTACGTTTCTGGGGCCGGAATGATTGGAGTTCCAGGCGTAGCTGCAAAAGTCTTCAAGGCTTTAGGTGATCACAATATTAACGTTTACATGATTTCACAAGGGTCTTCGGAAGCAAATATTTCTTTTGTAATCTCTGAGAAAGACACAGAAAAATCTGAAAATGCTTTGAGAAAAACATTTCCAACAAAAGACTTGGTTAGGGATATTTCTCACATCAAAGGGGTAAATATAATAAGTGTAGTGGGAAAGGGGATGAAAGGCGCGGTAGGTACAGCGGCAGGATTATTTTCAGCTATCGCAAAAGATAAGATTAATATATTAATGATTTCACAAGGGTCTTCAGAAGTTTCAATCTCTTTTGTCGTTTCTAAAGAAGATGGCCACAACGCTATTAGGGCAATACACAAAGCTTATCTTGAGTAGATATACTCTAATTTCTCTTTTTAATTTCTTTAAATCTTAATTCTATAGCATTTTTACCTTTTTCACTGGGTGCATATATTGGTATTTTTGTATTAGTTTTGTAAATATTTTGTTTATCTCCTATTTCTTTTATCTCTTTACTCATACATGCAGTTATTATGTCTCCATATTCCATAAATATAGCCGCATCATCTCTTGAGGCCCCAGTTGTATGGACCCCAAATATTATAATATTACAAGAATTAATCTTTTCAATTTCTCTTATTTGTGGTATATCTTTAGCATTTGATATTGTAATGGCTATATTCTTGTAACCTTTTGACAAAGCCATTTTTAATCCTTTAACTTGATTTATCTCACAACTTTCTGGATCTAGCACATTAGATTTTCCTACAAATGAAATAACATTTTTAATCGGTGAAGTTTTAATTACGCCAGATATTCTTCCTGCCAACCCTTCAACTTTTTCTGGATCAGTCACAATGACAGTTCCACAACCGTCACTTACAATTACAGTTGCTTCCAGTAGTCCTTTTTTTAATAATGTGGACATAATCTCACTTGCGCCAATAGAAAGAAAGTCCTGCGAGGGAAATTTCCTGTCTCCTGTACACATACCAAAATCTTGGATTCTAAATTCAATATTTTCTTTAATTGATTCTTTAGTCAGTTTTTTTATCCCCCTATATTTGTCAAAAAGAGGACAATAATCAATAATAGGGTCTTCAACACTTACTACTTTCCCTTTTTTTATAATTATTTTTGATTTGCCTAAAGCCTCAATTTCATGTTCGTCCATAATCAAGATTAAAAATAAATCTTTAAAAATGTATTGAAAATAAGTATAATAATGATGAGCGACCCCTTCTGAGCATATGCCATGATGAGGATTTTGAGTTCTGAACTTAAAATCAAAGAAAGTCGCAATCATATTATTGCAAGTGTAAAAATAATTTTAATAAAAATCAAGATACAAAAATCTTTGTATAAAGAGACAAACGAGTAATTGTATCATGAAGAATTTATTTTAGTAAGGTAAAATGACAGAGGTATAAGAAGTATAATTAAAGGATAGGGACTTATTTCTATTGAAACTAAGAATATAGAAAGTACTAGCCCATAATAAGGTACTAATAACTTATTGTTTTTTATTACCTTATATAACTTAAATAAAGATATCGAGGTAAGCAAGGTAAATATAGAAACTTCAACTAGCCCCCCATCAAAGATTGGTGGGCCAAATACGGTTGAAGTAATGTTATGGGAATAATTTAATATGCTTTGGCTTATTATATATCCTGTTGTAGTTTCTGTCAATAAAGAATAGTTCCCAAGTAAATTAAATCTCGCCGTAGTGCATATTTTGTCAAATAC from the Methanofastidiosum sp. genome contains:
- a CDS encoding aspartate kinase: MRIVMKYGGTSVGNAERFLNTAKIAIDTYNKENEVVVVVSAMSGVTDMLLGAADKSLKGEDIAPILNELRSKHFDACKNIKNEELVKITKEGIDTLLIDLEKSLIGVHYLGELSLRSKDRIVSFGERLSSLILSKTIEAHGVLSEKVDAFSLIVTDNNFGEATVFFNDSYKKTSDNLMPLIKRGMIPVVTGFIAKSKEGDITTLGRGGSDYTASIIGAGVSADEIWIMTDVDGIMTTNPKICGNAYTIPELSYLEAMELAYFGAKVLHPRTIEPAISKNIPVRVKNSMSDSPGTLILKDTKANHKAVKAISIIENAAIVYVSGAGMIGVPGVAAKVFKALGDHNINVYMISQGSSEANISFVISEKDTEKSENALRKTFPTKDLVRDISHIKGVNIISVVGKGMKGAVGTAAGLFSAIAKDKINILMISQGSSEVSISFVVSKEDGHNAIRAIHKAYLE
- a CDS encoding DUF2099 family protein — translated: MDEHEIEALGKSKIIIKKGKVVSVEDPIIDYCPLFDKYRGIKKLTKESIKENIEFRIQDFGMCTGDRKFPSQDFLSIGASEIMSTLLKKGLLEATVIVSDGCGTVIVTDPEKVEGLAGRISGVIKTSPIKNVISFVGKSNVLDPESCEINQVKGLKMALSKGYKNIAITISNAKDIPQIREIEKINSCNIIIFGVHTTGASRDDAAIFMEYGDIITACMSKEIKEIGDKQNIYKTNTKIPIYAPSEKGKNAIELRFKEIKKRN